The DNA segment GTAAGGAATGGTGGAATAGTGTTTTCATACGGAGCGCTCATGGAAGAATATACCTATGACTGGCTTCCGGTGAACGTCAAATATTGTTCCGACCCTAAAAAACAGAGCGTTAAGACCATAAATGTGGACAGCCCCGCAGCTATGATATTTGAGCAGGGGGTGCAGGGATGTGACGGATACCTGAAGGAATTTGACGGCGAGAAAATAATGGCCTCTGAAGACGATAAAGCGGTCCTGGTCCATAAACAATTGGGAGACGGGCATATCATAGTTTCGGGGATGTACGATTTTCCCGGAAAAAGGTTCATCGACTGGGCTTGTTCGCCTGATAGAAAGCCGGTTAAGATATGATGTTCTTTTTTGTGTTCATCAGAGCTTATACTTTTAAAGAACTTAAACATTAATATATTGATTTTTTATTTTTGAGCGTATTTAGGGATTTTTTAAAAGTATGATCATCTTCAAAAGAAATCCTTAATGTACCTGACTCGCCTTTGTGCGCTCCCATGAAAAACTTTTGATGGTCTCTGTAAAAATGGGCATATAACATCAGTTCTGAGATCGATGTTCTGGCATTGTGCCTGTCGGATAGCAGGTAGACACATAACCTCACAGAAACACAGAAACACAAAAATTTTTTAAATGATTTTTTAAGGGCACAAAAACCCAAAGGTTCACTCACCAAACCTCTAAGGCTCTAGCATCACCGTCAATGCACAAACACCTCTAACGCCCGGCTCAACGCTCAAAAACACGAAATCACCAACGCTAAAACAAGGCCCGAACAATTCTCCAAGGGCACGAAAGTTTAACTGCACGGTTGACGTTTCACGATCGATATAATTCTTGATGGATCATGGGGGTACACAAACCGGGATATTAAATTTTAGTGTTATTGGAGAATGTTCGGGCCTTGTTTTAGCGTTGGTGAATTAGAGAGGTTAGTGCGTTGAGCCGAGCGTTAGGGATGTTAGTGCGTTGACGGTGATACTAGAGCCCTTCGTGATTTAGTGAGTAAGATTTTGGGGTCTTTGAGCCCTTAAAAAATCATAAAAAAATTTTGTGTTTCTGTGTTTCTGTGAGGTTATGTGTCTACCTGCCATCCGACAGGAACTACCTAAAAAAACTTCATCTCAAAGACCGGGTAAGTACGACACGTTCTTTCATTCTTAAAACCTGAGCAAGACCCCGCTCATCAAAGATTTCGTGGTGAAAAGGAGACAGAATACAAATGTAACGAATATGTGACCTATATCTAATTCCATAAAGACGCGATCAATCACAAAATAAAGAAAAAAGCTCGTTTTTAATATTAAGCTTATTAGTCAAGGCCTCTTCTAAAATATCTTATGTATAAGATCCTTGATCTCCTTCACATAATCCTTATGCGTATGCGTGCCGTCACAGTATGGCTTGTTCCCCGACCTTCCGCAGCGGCATAAAGTAACACGGTTCCTGGTCTCATACTTGAAACCCTCAGAAGATTCGAACGGTATTCCGCCTTTTAGCCATATAGGTCCAAGAGCTTCCTCTTTCGGGCCCTCTACAAGGCTGACGGATGGCACGAATTTAGGCTCGATAGGCTTCCCTGTCGTTTTATCCCACATCACGAGCCTTCCGGAAGGGCAATTACCGGCTATCTTTATCGCAAGTTCCCTTATTTCAGGGTCATCTGTGAACTTGACAAGGTCCCAGATGCCTCCTGCCCTGTGACAGAAGCGTGCCATGGCGCAAAGCTCTGGAGCGTCGGTTAGATCAACGCCAGGCCCCGGTATCTTATTAGCCAGCTCAAGATATTTTTTACCGCTGGCCGATTCTGTGCCGTTAAAGCCGGTCTCGGTATGAGTACCGTCGCAGTACGGCTTGTTCTTTGACTGGCCGCAGCGGCAAAGTGCGTAGGTTTCCTGTACAGGGAACTCTTCACCTTTGCTCCATTCAAGGGGGACGCCGTGATCGTCAGTTACAATGATCTCCTTTGCCAGTGGCAGACCACCCGTAACAAGATAAGGCCCGTCCTTTGTCACAACGACTTTGACATTCTCCTTTTTCTGGACATCGGAAGAAGTTTGGACAACCTCCTGCCCGGTATAATCTTTTTTATCGTTGATCATAATATAACCAAAATAATGATATTAGTGTTTATTATTAAATAGCTTATCTAAGAACGGATTTTATGACCGGATAAGTGAAAGTAAGCCTGATCTGATAAGTCTTTAAAGATCATTATCAGTAAAATAAAAATTAGATCATTTAATGATAAAACGTAAAAGACAAGAAACACTTATTTTATTCGAACTTTGAAAAATATCAGGAGAATATTGAATTATTTTTATCGAATAGAGCTCTTAACGTATTTCAGTATATTTAATATTAATTAAGAGGATAATTAAACTATAAAATATTAAATAGAATCGGTAACTTTATTTACATTTGTTAATTTAATTTAATTTCGGTAAATTATGGCTGAAAGCTTAAGCAAATATTACTTTTCAACAAAAGATCTTGCGACCATCACAATACTGGGCGCCCTTGGAGGCGGTTTTTCTGTATATATGGGCTACATAATCGCCGAGATCTTTAACATCATGAAAGTATGGTTCCCGGTAGGCGAATCTCTAAGCGGCGTCCATTTGATATGGATAGTGCTCGTGCTCGGCATCACTAATAAGAAAGGCAGCGGTGTTATGGCAGGATTGCTAAAGGGATGCGTAGAGTTCCTTATGGGCAGCCGGCTCGGCATATTCGTCGTTGTCCTGTCATTGCTTGAGGGCCTGTTCGCCGAGCTGGGTTTCTGGCCTTTCAGGAAGTACAGGAAACTAGCATATATTATGGCGGGTGGCATCGGCACTGCATCCAACGTAGTGACTTTCCAGCTCATATCGCCGTTCCAGGACATGTCTCTCTTTGCGCTGGCCACCTTCATGGCATTCATATCCGGAGCAGTATTTGCCGGCATATTAAGCCTGGGCGTCGTCGACAGCCTGGAAGATGCGGGGATCCTGAGAAAGGAGAAGAACAAGAAGGAAGGGATACGCATCACGGCTACCAAAGCCGCGGCTATCCTTGTCGGCCTGTCGATGATCATCATGGTCGGCTCTGTAGTATTTATGCCGCCGCAGCAAACGCCGGATCCATCAGTACAGGACCCTGCAGCGACTCCCGTAGATGATAAAATGATGAAATTTACCGTTACGGGCAGTGTAAATAATGAAAAGGAATATAATTTCTACGATCATAAAGAACACTTTGTCGTAATGGAATCACAGGTCATATGCAACCCGCATAAACTAACGAACTATACAGGGCTGCCGTTAAAATTCATACTTGAGGATGCGGGAGTGAAACCCGAAGCCACAAAAGTGGATATCGTCGCCTGGGACAGTTACTATAACACATTCGATCTTTCAAAGGCGATGAGCGATGATGTCATTATGGTGGACACTGGCGGGCAGCTCAAGATCATTGCCAATGGCTTAAGCCAGGAATACTGGGTCGGGATGATAAAGACGATAAGAGTATATTGAGGTCGTGATATATTGGATACCCCCTGGGAAAGCGAAATGAAAAAAGTCTTTTCGGACCTGAAGGAAAAATATGCTGTCAGCGGCCGCGCAGGACAATTCATAGATAAGGCGGTACAATATCATGGATTTCCCGCCCCCGGTGTCATCCTGGGAGCTTATATGATAGACCTTGCGCTGGAAAAGCTCGACACCGGCCCCGATGAAAAGCTATTCGCCATAGCTGAAACAAGCAAGTGCCTTTCGGATTCCATCGGCATCATAACGGGCTGTACTCCGGGCAGCAGTAAATTTTTATTATTCGATACAGGCCGACTTTCGCTGGCGATAGGAAAAGACGATGGTACAGGCATTGCGAAATGCGTGCGAGCCTTTGTAGCGCACGAAAAAACCGAAGGATATCCCGCCTTAATGACATGGTATTATAATGAGCCGGACAGTAAAAATGACCTTCCTGCTTTACTTGAGGATATTCTAAAGGCAGGCAGATCCATCCTGTTATGGGAATATGTCAATGCGCCGATCCCCCCGAAGGATCAAGACTGGAAACCGGCTTTTTGCATAAAGTGCGGCGAAATGATCCCTGATAAAAAGCTCGAGAACGGCCTGTGCAAGGCATGCGCTACAGGTTCTTGTTATATTATTTGAAAAGATCAAAAAGATTGAAAAGATGGCCTGGTAGCCATCTTTACCTGTTTTATTCGATCTCGATCGTTACGAGGCCGCCAACCCATGCGCCCTTTGACTCGCCTGGGATGACCGCTTTCAATGTCTTGTCTTCCTCGATAGCGATGATGGCGTCCTGGGATGCGGTGATGTTAGCTATCGGGAGCGACTTTGAGTAACCGTCAGCGCCGATCATTGTTGCGCTGGCTGCACCGCCCTTAAGCTTTGCGTCTTCCAGAAGTTTACTGTAGGATACGCCGGTGTATGTCATCATAACACCATCTTTGCCTTCGACGGATATGGTCTTGGTCCCGTATGCGTTGAGGTCGGCCATCGTCAGGTCAAGCTGGTTGTCTACGTTCCCCTTGACCGTTAATACGACCGGCCCGGGCTCTGGCGTCGGTGTCGCGGCCGGAGTTGCCGTCGGCTGAGTGCAGCCGGAAATAGCGACTATGAACGCGACCATTGTGATCAATAAAAGTATTGATTTTCCGTTTAGTTTCATATTATACCTCCCTTTGGAAAAGATTGGATAGTAATATTATGATATAACGATATAAATGTAATGTTACTAAGAATGATTACATAGAAAAATGTAATAGATCCAGTAATGTTCGAATAAAATTAAAATATTAGTATGCATTCTGAAAATCTTTAAAAAATTACAAGAATATTTATAAACTTTCTTCGGAAAACTTTTCATATTATCATTTTTTAGTTAGCTGATCCTGACATAATTCATATATAATACGTCAGATATTAAACAATTTATCTTAAAGGTGTGTCAGGTGGATCAAATAGAGATAATCATTAGAAATCTACAGTTATGGCCATTTTTCCTCATCATATCTTTTATTATCGGATTGGCGGCAGGAGCATACGCATTTCTTCTACATTTCATAAAAAATAAGTATGTAACATATAGTATTCCATTCGTATTGATCGCTATATGGTTATTATGGGAAGCAGCCCAGGAATATCCGGGGCCAATGCTCCCGCTCATAAACATTAGCGCATTTTTCCTGATATATCCTATGGCTGTGGTCGCGCTTTATCCTATTGCGGACTATTTTATCAAACCAAAGAACGGCTGGTTGATCGTGCTTATCGTAACAACTTTAGCCATGTTCACGAATTTTTTAGCAGGCTACGGGGAAGATGTCATACCTGTGATGACGGATGCACCTCCGACTTACCTGGACAATCTGATCAAAGGAGCTACGGGAATATTGAATTATATGACATATGGGATGATTTTTTATATTATCATTATACTGATAGCTAAAATTTTTAAATTTAAAAAGAAGAGTGGCTAGAATAGATCATTCAAAATAATTAGTGTTAAGTTTAGATAATAAAATTATCAAAAGACGTTAGAGGATAACAATACAAACGGGATGAGATATTAGTATTTATGAAAGTCATCTTATACGGCCAGGATATTAAAACCCGGTCTTCTGCACTTCCATCAGTTTTCCCGCCATATGATCTTTAAAGGCATCTTCTGCCGTACCCTCGGCCCCCATGAACACTTTGACTCCCCGGTCATGCAGTATGCTTTTCATACATGGCCCTATGCTTCCTGCCAGCACGACATTAACGCCATTATCTGCCAGGAAATCGGCAGCTTTCTTTTCGCCTTCCTCTGAAGGAACATTATGAAGAACGTCGACAGAAACTATCTTATCTTCCTCCGCTTCCAGGATAACGAAATATTCGCTCTTTGCAAAATGTTCCTTGACCGGCGATGAAAGACCTTCGGGAGATGTTATAGGTATCGCATACCTTGTCATATAATTATACTATTTACAGGTCAGGCTTTAAAGTTAATCGTATAAGTTAGCATTAGTTATGACGTTAGGGAAAATACTGACTTCTTCTCAGCATATTTTTGTCAGGACTTTATCTTAATAAAATTGATATATGGCCGTTTAATAATAGAGATATATGCCACATCAGTTTACGATCAAAGGGTTAGATAAAAATAAGTACCCCGAGGTCTACGATTCGATAAGCAGGGTCATGGGCTATTATGGCATTGATAAGATCAGTTTCAAGTATCCCGTGTTTTTTAAAAAATTAAATCTCATAAAGGGACAGTCCCTTATGGGGGATTCGATAAAAATATCCGAAAGGTCATTATCATTTTTGGAGAGCCTGGACTATGAGGAGAGAGATAGCGTACTTGCTCATGAACTGAGCCATGTTTATAACAGGGATGAAGTTTTATACACATTGATCTTCGTATTTTTGATATTCCCGTTATTCATTTTTGAACTATCATTGTTAATATTATCCTCATTGTTACTGTTCGGGGACATTTTCATCATATCGCTCATTATTGCCGGTATGCTGGTTTTTATCTTAAGTGTCAGGTTTTTTATGTGGGTATCGCGCAATTCGGAAATAAGATGCGACAGAGACGCCGTTTTAAAAATAAAAAGACCCGAAGCATTTAAAAGAGCTTTGATATCCTATTATAAGAATATAGACAGGTCGCAGGGCCGTCCGGGGATACCTGTAATACTGTTTAGCCTATTGTTGCTGGTCTTTTATTTTGTAGCGGGAAGCTCGCATCCGACCTTAAAAGAAAGGATAGAGCATATGGACCATGTAGGAAAAGCGATAGTACAACAATAATTTAAGATATGCATCCAAATCTACAAAATACATTTTTAAAAAATTCTTATTTTATCATATATTTTTTAAGGATATCATAGAGTCCGGGAGTTTCAGGAAGAAACTTTTCCTTCCCCAGTTTTTCACCTAATTCTTTCATCGTCATAAAAATGCCCTGTCTGATCTCTCCGGGATCGATGATCAGCTCTCTGCAGGTCATAAAAGCATATACGTTGACATTTTCCTTATCATTTTCATCGAATCTCTTTTTAAAACTGGTGATAAAGATCGGTCTTTCGACTATGCCGGCTTCTTCTTCAACTTCCCTGATGACGGCATCCTCGTATGTTTCTCCGGCATGGACGTGCCCTCCGAAGACGATACTCCAGTAGCCGGGATAGAACTCTTTGTTCATAGTTCTTTGGTTTACGAAAACCCTGTTCTCTTTATCGAATATATAGAAGAGAACGCTTCTATGGACATGACCTTTCGAATGGACCTCTTTTCGCGTAGCGCGACCGATCACTTCATCGTTATCGTTTACAATGTCGAAAAATTCATCCATTAAAATTAGAGTCTATCTTTTACTATAAAAAATGAGTTGATATGGATCTGTATGCGGCGCGTTAAAAAAAATGATTAAAAAATGAAAATATAGACGTTCCTTTAAGAAAAATCCGGGCAAATATTATTATTAAAATGATAATATTTTCAGTTTGTAAGGTATTATTGGCACATACTTTCAAATTTGTAAATATTTTTGAGTAATTTCACAAAAGTATTAAATACTAAAATATGGATTATTTCATTTGTACATAATAAACAATAGCGTGCTTAGCGCTTAATTGGGGGGTATATAGTGAGTAATCAATATTTACATGAATCAGCTACCGGCATTTTGGTCGGCTTTCGCAGATGGAATCCATTATCGACGGCGGCAATCGCGCTAGTCAAAGTAGATAACCGCATCATAAGAGTGCCTATTGATTGCAGGCAGATACCGCACATACTGAAGGAATATCCCGAAGGAAGTAATGTGACATTAAAATTTTTTGAAAATAAATGGCACATAGTGAGCGAGATCACATCCGCGTACGAACTTCAGGTTGACATGGTAGTGATGCCGTTTAATAATGTTAAGGCATAAATATACCATAAAAAATTACCGGAAGATGCCGGATCCAATCTTTTTTTAATCGTATTAATTTATTGTGTAAGACCGTTATTTAGAAATTTTCCTGCGCTCTTTTAAGAAAATATCAATGAACTGGAATACTTTATAAAGCACATAGAAAAATGCAATGAATAAGATCAATGATAAAAATACCAGGACGATCTCTTGATAACCTATCATTCCCATGATATTGACACCATAAATATATTTTAATTCATATAGGTGTATAAAATATTTCTGTCATGATCCAATAACCGTTTTAATACATCTGAGGAAAATCTTAAAAGTCGTAAACACCCTAAAAATTGCTGTACAGGGAAAGTTCAGTCATTTTATCGAGATTTGTAAAGAATCGTCCCGGATATAAATTGTAGAATAATAAATTAACCGGCCATTATTGCAGTTTAATGACGAAATTTATTAATACTGATAAAAAAATCTGGTTTTTAAAAAAAATTTATGCTCAGTTATTGCGTTACCTGAAGGTAAGACAGATCAAGCTTTTTCAGCACTTCGTCTGCATTATCCCTGAATTCCTGCTCTACCTGTCTGATATAAGCCTTCTCATAGTCTCTTCCTAAGAAACGGTTGCATATACCTGTAGCTTGCGCTAATACACTTTCCCCAATCATTTAAATATCCCCTACTTTAACAGCACTTGCAGTGCTGTAATTTTTATTTATTATACAAGTACATATAAAGCTTTCTATTATACTAATTTAAAAAATAATTATTTGGTTTATTTACATTTAGTGGAAAAACATCTGCCTATTTATAGATGTATAGCTTATTGATATATATCAAAAAGATATATGTTGGTGATCCTAATGCCATCAGCGATGATCCATTACTTTTCGGGCACTGGCAACACGTACCATACAGTGAGCCTGATCCGGAAAAAGCTGGAGGATTCGGGTTATACGGTCGCCGTCAACCGTGTCGAATGCGGCACCATGCCTCCTGAAAACAAATATGATTTACACGTATTCGCATTCCCGGTATACGCGGCGGACGTCCCGGACGTTATGATAAAGTATTTACACAGGCTGCCACCGGGAAACGGGTCGAAGGCAGCGGTACTGTCAGTGTATGGTAAAATATTCCAGGACCACAGGTTCCCCGGCGACCAGGGAGATCCGGGCTCTTCTTATGATCACGCGCGCTCGATCATATCGAGAAAGGGATATGACGTGCTGCTCACCGGCGGCGTAGGATATCCACATAGTATAACGCAGTTCATACCTCCTCCTGATGAGGCCGAGGAATTAGCGATCAAGGCATCATCGGATGAAAAAGTGAAAATGTTCGCTGACAGGATCGTGGCCGGGGATAGGGATGTGAAAAGCCCCGGTTTGATAGTAGCGTTGTTATCATATCCTTTCGGATTTTTATATGGCCTGATGGGAAGGAGAGGCCTTGGCAAGATGTTCGTGGCCGACAGTAAATGCATTTCCTGCGGGAAATGCGAAAAAGCCTGTCCATCGAAGACTATCACTTTGATCAATAAAAAGCCCTCGTGGAACTGGGACTGTCAGGGATGCCAGCGCTGTATCAACATATGCCCTGTCAAAGCCATTCAGACTTCGATAATGAGGCTGGCCATAATGTGGCTGGGTATCCCGGCATTGCTTATGGCATACTGGATAGCGGGGCCTCTTGCCGGACATTATTATCTGAAGCCGGATTGGCTGCCGGGAATAATGTATGATGTGTTCCTTTTCATGCTTGGGTGGACAGTACTGCTCTATCCTGCCGATAAGCTAATTCTTGCGCTGGAATTTGTCCCGGGCATCAGGAAGATCATGGAATTAAGCTTTACAAGGAAATATCGCCGCTACCTGGACAGTGAGTTTAAACCTTTGAACGGCTGTGAGAAACGACTGTAAGTTTACTGGAGGTATGAATGCCTAAAGACAACATGGCCAGATATATTATCCTGGGCTTGCTAAGCCAGGGCCCCAAATCGGGATATGCCATTAAAAAATGGGTGGAACTATCCATCAGCTATTTCTGGGACATCAGTTATGGCCAGATATATCCGACGCTCCGGCATCTCGAGCAGGAAGGCCTGGCCACCATGAAAATGGAGACGGCTGATAAAGGGCCGAGCAGTAAGGTCTATAACATAACAGATGATGGCAGGGAAGAACTGCGAAAGTGGCTGCGCAGGTCTGAAGAGAAACAATATGAGATACTTCTCAAGATATTTTTTGGCAGCGAGATCTCAAAAGAAGAACTGATAAAAAAATTGGAAGGCTTCATATCAAAAAGAAAAATTGATATCGATGTGCTGGAAAAAGCCGAAAAGGAACTGAGAGGAACCCCGAAAAAAGATCCGAATGAAATTAACATGCTCCTGATAACCACCCTGGGTGTCATGTCCTACAGGACCGAGATCGAATGGAGTATGAGATCTATTGAGATGCTAA comes from the Methanooceanicella nereidis genome and includes:
- a CDS encoding M48 family metallopeptidase; the encoded protein is MPHQFTIKGLDKNKYPEVYDSISRVMGYYGIDKISFKYPVFFKKLNLIKGQSLMGDSIKISERSLSFLESLDYEERDSVLAHELSHVYNRDEVLYTLIFVFLIFPLFIFELSLLILSSLLLFGDIFIISLIIAGMLVFILSVRFFMWVSRNSEIRCDRDAVLKIKRPEAFKRALISYYKNIDRSQGRPGIPVILFSLLLLVFYFVAGSSHPTLKERIEHMDHVGKAIVQQ
- a CDS encoding EFR1 family ferrodoxin (N-terminal region resembles flavodoxins. C-terminal ferrodoxin region binds two 4Fe-4S clusters.); the protein is MPSAMIHYFSGTGNTYHTVSLIRKKLEDSGYTVAVNRVECGTMPPENKYDLHVFAFPVYAADVPDVMIKYLHRLPPGNGSKAAVLSVYGKIFQDHRFPGDQGDPGSSYDHARSIISRKGYDVLLTGGVGYPHSITQFIPPPDEAEELAIKASSDEKVKMFADRIVAGDRDVKSPGLIVALLSYPFGFLYGLMGRRGLGKMFVADSKCISCGKCEKACPSKTITLINKKPSWNWDCQGCQRCINICPVKAIQTSIMRLAIMWLGIPALLMAYWIAGPLAGHYYLKPDWLPGIMYDVFLFMLGWTVLLYPADKLILALEFVPGIRKIMELSFTRKYRRYLDSEFKPLNGCEKRL
- a CDS encoding CDGSH iron-sulfur domain-containing protein; the protein is MINDKKDYTGQEVVQTSSDVQKKENVKVVVTKDGPYLVTGGLPLAKEIIVTDDHGVPLEWSKGEEFPVQETYALCRCGQSKNKPYCDGTHTETGFNGTESASGKKYLELANKIPGPGVDLTDAPELCAMARFCHRAGGIWDLVKFTDDPEIRELAIKIAGNCPSGRLVMWDKTTGKPIEPKFVPSVSLVEGPKEEALGPIWLKGGIPFESSEGFKYETRNRVTLCRCGRSGNKPYCDGTHTHKDYVKEIKDLIHKIF
- a CDS encoding NUDIX hydrolase — protein: MDEFFDIVNDNDEVIGRATRKEVHSKGHVHRSVLFYIFDKENRVFVNQRTMNKEFYPGYWSIVFGGHVHAGETYEDAVIREVEEEAGIVERPIFITSFKKRFDENDKENVNVYAFMTCRELIIDPGEIRQGIFMTMKELGEKLGKEKFLPETPGLYDILKKYMIK
- a CDS encoding PadR family transcriptional regulator, whose amino-acid sequence is MPKDNMARYIILGLLSQGPKSGYAIKKWVELSISYFWDISYGQIYPTLRHLEQEGLATMKMETADKGPSSKVYNITDDGREELRKWLRRSEEKQYEILLKIFFGSEISKEELIKKLEGFISKRKIDIDVLEKAEKELRGTPKKDPNEINMLLITTLGVMSYRTEIEWSMRSIEMLKDGKKQKNKK
- a CDS encoding ECF transporter S component, with product MAESLSKYYFSTKDLATITILGALGGGFSVYMGYIIAEIFNIMKVWFPVGESLSGVHLIWIVLVLGITNKKGSGVMAGLLKGCVEFLMGSRLGIFVVVLSLLEGLFAELGFWPFRKYRKLAYIMAGGIGTASNVVTFQLISPFQDMSLFALATFMAFISGAVFAGILSLGVVDSLEDAGILRKEKNKKEGIRITATKAAAILVGLSMIIMVGSVVFMPPQQTPDPSVQDPAATPVDDKMMKFTVTGSVNNEKEYNFYDHKEHFVVMESQVICNPHKLTNYTGLPLKFILEDAGVKPEATKVDIVAWDSYYNTFDLSKAMSDDVIMVDTGGQLKIIANGLSQEYWVGMIKTIRVY
- a CDS encoding NifB/NifX family molybdenum-iron cluster-binding protein, which gives rise to MTRYAIPITSPEGLSSPVKEHFAKSEYFVILEAEEDKIVSVDVLHNVPSEEGEKKAADFLADNGVNVVLAGSIGPCMKSILHDRGVKVFMGAEGTAEDAFKDHMAGKLMEVQKTGF
- a CDS encoding molybdopterin-dependent oxidoreductase; this encodes MKLNGKSILLLITMVAFIVAISGCTQPTATPAATPTPEPGPVVLTVKGNVDNQLDLTMADLNAYGTKTISVEGKDGVMMTYTGVSYSKLLEDAKLKGGAASATMIGADGYSKSLPIANITASQDAIIAIEEDKTLKAVIPGESKGAWVGGLVTIEIE
- a CDS encoding FmdE family protein; translated protein: MKKVFSDLKEKYAVSGRAGQFIDKAVQYHGFPAPGVILGAYMIDLALEKLDTGPDEKLFAIAETSKCLSDSIGIITGCTPGSSKFLLFDTGRLSLAIGKDDGTGIAKCVRAFVAHEKTEGYPALMTWYYNEPDSKNDLPALLEDILKAGRSILLWEYVNAPIPPKDQDWKPAFCIKCGEMIPDKKLENGLCKACATGSCYII